A window from Luteibacter flocculans encodes these proteins:
- a CDS encoding class I SAM-dependent methyltransferase, translating into MIPDSRTRRRIAARFRRRGDRIYIHGKLATDPVYAATARAIAGRRLPLLDIGCGLGLLGHYLHSCGALDEYVGLDHDQRKIAMGRDAAERAGLGDAIALREADAATPQPVRGHVAMLDVLHYLPRERQSELLAFAVDHLADDGVLVLRNVIRDGSWRYRATVWEEKFIEAVGWIPGGAQYFPTEDDIRQVLEPRGIHVDFRPLFGRTPYNSWLMTASRG; encoded by the coding sequence ATGATTCCCGATAGCCGCACGAGGCGACGCATCGCCGCCCGGTTCCGCCGTCGCGGCGATCGGATCTACATCCACGGCAAGCTCGCTACCGACCCCGTCTACGCCGCCACCGCTCGCGCGATCGCCGGCCGCCGTCTTCCGCTGCTCGACATCGGCTGCGGTCTGGGACTGCTCGGTCATTACCTGCACTCATGCGGTGCGCTCGACGAATACGTCGGCCTCGACCACGATCAGCGCAAGATCGCCATGGGCCGCGATGCGGCCGAACGCGCCGGTCTCGGCGATGCCATCGCCTTGCGCGAAGCGGACGCCGCCACGCCACAACCCGTACGCGGGCACGTGGCGATGCTCGATGTACTGCATTACCTGCCGCGCGAACGTCAGAGCGAACTGCTTGCCTTTGCGGTGGATCATCTCGCCGACGACGGCGTGCTGGTCCTGCGCAACGTGATCCGCGACGGTTCCTGGCGCTATCGCGCCACGGTGTGGGAAGAAAAATTCATCGAGGCGGTGGGCTGGATTCCAGGCGGCGCGCAGTATTTTCCGACCGAGGACGACATCCGCCAGGTACTGGAACCGCGTGGCATCCACGTCGACTTTCGCCCGCTGTTCGGCCGCACGCCGTACAACAGTTGGTTGATGACGGCTTCGCGCGGGTAG
- a CDS encoding DEAD/DEAH box helicase — MSFDSLGLAPALLRALSEAGYEKPTPIQAAAIPEVLAGHDLMAAAQTGTGKTAAFSLPLLHRLAREDRTEGRRPIRALILTPTRELAAQVQENLRDYGKYVRLSSTVIFGGVGMGNQLQALRRGVDIVVATPGRLIDHMQQRSVDLSKVDMLVLDEADRMLDMGFLPALKRILAAVPRQRQTLLFSATFAPEIKALAQQFMRDPHEVSTTPANTVANTVTHVVHPVDAAAKRDLLLHILAQDSRRQTLVFGRTKHGADKLVRHLEQAGIRAAAIHGNKSQNARTRALSDFKTGRVTVLVATDIAARGIDIDQLPVVINFDLPMVAEDYVHRIGRTGRAGAEGQAISLVSHDESGLLRDIGRLLKTDLSIRNIEGFEPSTPLRLDAGAPRPKQQQRQPRSQSGGGQGRPGGSSQGRQGGNGGGRSPSHRPHGHAAAGTGESTGSHKRRRQRRGPATNKA; from the coding sequence ATGTCTTTCGATTCGCTGGGCCTTGCGCCCGCGTTGCTGCGTGCGCTTTCCGAAGCCGGTTACGAAAAGCCGACACCCATCCAGGCCGCCGCCATCCCCGAGGTCCTCGCCGGCCACGATCTCATGGCCGCTGCCCAGACCGGCACGGGCAAGACCGCCGCGTTCTCGCTCCCCCTTCTTCATCGCCTGGCGCGTGAAGATCGCACCGAGGGCCGTCGGCCCATCCGCGCGCTGATCCTCACGCCCACCCGCGAACTCGCTGCCCAGGTGCAGGAAAACCTGCGCGACTACGGCAAGTACGTGCGCCTCTCCAGCACCGTGATCTTCGGCGGCGTCGGCATGGGCAATCAGTTGCAGGCACTGCGTCGCGGCGTCGACATCGTCGTCGCCACGCCGGGCCGCCTGATCGACCACATGCAGCAGCGCTCCGTCGATCTGTCGAAGGTCGACATGCTCGTCCTCGACGAGGCCGACCGCATGCTCGACATGGGCTTCCTGCCCGCGCTGAAGCGCATCCTCGCCGCCGTGCCGCGCCAGCGTCAGACGCTGCTGTTCTCGGCCACGTTCGCACCGGAGATCAAGGCGCTGGCGCAGCAGTTCATGCGCGATCCGCACGAAGTGTCCACCACGCCTGCGAATACCGTCGCCAACACCGTGACCCACGTGGTGCATCCGGTGGATGCCGCTGCCAAGCGCGACCTGCTGCTGCACATTCTTGCGCAGGACAGCCGCCGCCAGACGCTGGTGTTCGGTCGTACGAAGCACGGCGCGGACAAGCTCGTGCGTCATCTGGAACAGGCAGGCATTCGTGCCGCCGCGATCCATGGCAACAAGAGCCAGAACGCGCGCACGCGCGCCCTGTCGGACTTCAAGACCGGCCGCGTCACCGTGCTGGTCGCCACCGACATCGCCGCACGCGGCATCGATATCGACCAGTTGCCGGTCGTGATCAACTTCGACCTCCCGATGGTCGCGGAAGACTACGTGCATCGCATCGGTCGTACCGGTCGTGCGGGTGCGGAAGGCCAGGCCATCTCGCTCGTGAGTCACGACGAGTCGGGCCTGCTGCGCGACATCGGCCGCCTGCTCAAGACCGACCTGTCGATCCGCAACATCGAAGGCTTCGAACCCAGCACCCCGCTGCGTCTCGATGCCGGCGCGCCCCGTCCGAAGCAGCAGCAGCGCCAGCCGCGCTCGCAGAGCGGCGGTGGCCAGGGCCGTCCGGGTGGCAGCAGCCAAGGCCGCCAGGGTGGCAACGGTGGCGGTCGCTCGCCGTCGCATCGCCCGCACGGTCATGCCGCCGCAGGCACCGGCGAGAGCACCGGCAGCCACAAGCGTCGTCGCCAGCGTCGCGGCCCGGCCACGAACAAGGCCTGA
- the rimJ gene encoding ribosomal protein S5-alanine N-acetyltransferase, whose amino-acid sequence MSEPIRMRTARAVIRLLDVEEAELLRRYRVENREHLAPWEPLRSDSHYTLAGCQQAIEAGLEAARADRGYPFAVLTPDASEMIASFTLANVVRGVFQACHLGYGIGRRHEGQGLMYEALDAAIRYAFGPLDFHRVMANYMPRNDRSGRLLERLGFEKEGYAKRYLKIDGVWEDHVLTAKIRTQA is encoded by the coding sequence ATGAGCGAGCCGATCCGCATGCGCACCGCGCGCGCTGTGATCCGCCTGCTCGACGTAGAGGAAGCCGAGCTGCTGCGACGCTATCGCGTGGAAAACCGCGAGCATCTTGCGCCGTGGGAGCCGCTGCGCAGCGACTCGCACTACACGCTGGCGGGATGCCAGCAGGCCATCGAAGCCGGGCTGGAAGCGGCGCGTGCGGATCGGGGCTATCCCTTCGCCGTGCTGACGCCCGATGCCAGCGAGATGATCGCCAGCTTCACGCTGGCGAACGTGGTGCGCGGTGTCTTCCAGGCGTGCCATCTCGGCTACGGTATCGGGCGCCGACACGAAGGGCAGGGGCTGATGTACGAGGCGCTGGACGCCGCCATTCGCTACGCGTTCGGCCCGCTGGATTTTCATCGCGTGATGGCGAACTACATGCCGCGCAACGACCGCAGCGGGCGCCTGCTGGAACGGCTCGGTTTCGAGAAGGAAGGCTACGCGAAGCGCTACCTGAAGATCGATGGCGTCTGGGAGGACCACGTCCTCACCGCGAAGATCAGAACGCAGGCCTGA
- the fghA gene encoding S-formylglutathione hydrolase, giving the protein MAAVETISEQQCFGGVQGFYSHVSEACGGPMRFAVYLPPKATQGPVPVLWFLAGLTCTAETFTIKAGAQRVAAELGLALVMPDTSPRDTGIEGATGDWEFGEGAGFYLDATEAPWRERFRMYSYVVDELPRVVAGRFPLDMGRQGIFGHSMGGHGALTLALRNPGRYRSLSAFAPIVAPASVPWGEKAFPRYLGDDRKAWARYDATALVADGARFAGTILIDQGEADGFLVNQLQPQRFEAACEDAGQPLALRMRPGYDHSYYFIQTFVEEHLRHHAEILCA; this is encoded by the coding sequence ATGGCGGCGGTGGAAACCATCTCGGAACAACAGTGCTTCGGCGGTGTGCAGGGCTTTTATTCCCACGTGTCGGAGGCCTGCGGCGGGCCGATGCGCTTTGCGGTCTACCTGCCGCCGAAGGCCACGCAGGGCCCCGTGCCGGTGCTCTGGTTCCTCGCTGGGCTGACCTGCACGGCGGAGACCTTCACGATCAAGGCCGGCGCGCAACGCGTCGCGGCCGAACTGGGCCTGGCACTGGTCATGCCGGACACCAGCCCGCGCGACACCGGGATCGAAGGTGCCACGGGCGACTGGGAGTTCGGCGAGGGCGCCGGTTTCTACCTTGATGCCACCGAGGCGCCATGGCGCGAGCGCTTCCGGATGTACAGCTACGTAGTGGACGAACTGCCCCGCGTCGTCGCGGGCCGGTTTCCGCTCGACATGGGCCGGCAAGGCATCTTCGGTCATTCCATGGGCGGGCACGGTGCCCTGACCCTGGCGCTCCGCAATCCCGGCCGCTACCGCTCCCTCTCGGCCTTCGCGCCCATCGTGGCGCCGGCCAGCGTGCCCTGGGGCGAGAAGGCTTTTCCGCGCTACCTCGGCGACGATCGCAAGGCCTGGGCCCGGTACGACGCCACGGCCTTGGTCGCCGACGGCGCACGCTTCGCGGGCACCATCCTCATCGACCAGGGCGAGGCGGATGGCTTTCTCGTGAACCAGTTGCAGCCGCAGCGCTTCGAAGCGGCCTGCGAGGACGCCGGCCAGCCGCTGGCGCTGCGCATGCGCCCCGGGTACGACCACAGCTATTACTTCATCCAGACCTTCGTGGAGGAGCACCTGCGCCACCATGCGGAGATCCTCTGCGCATGA
- a CDS encoding DEAD/DEAH box helicase translates to MSSPDTNNAPALPGFSALALDANVVRALTEVGYETPSPIQAATIPALLEGRDVIGQAQTGTGKTAAFALPVLSRIDLRAGNKPQALVLAPTRELAIQVAEAFQKYATYLPGFQVLPIYGGQSYGPQLQGLKRGAQVIVGTPGRVIDHLDKGTLDLSGLRFMVLDEADEMLRMGFIDDVEKLLQATPEGRQVALFSATMPAPIRRIAQTYLKDPAEVTIKNKTTTAANIRQRYWWVSGVHKLDALTRILEAESFDAMIVFARTKSATEELASKLQARGFAAAAINGDIAQAQRERVIDQLKTGKLDILIATDVAARGLDVERISHVLNYDIPHDTESYVHRIGRTGRAGRSGEAILFVTPRERNLLRQIERATRQPIEQMQLPTIEAVNDTRVNKFNERITETLATGDLGLFQQLVEKYEQEHNVPAIEIAAALARIAQGDQPLLLEPPAKREYTERPPREFDRERPQRDFDRERPSRDGGDFNDRRPVREGMRQPRPHVTEAGKRTYRIEVGHEHGVKPGNIVGAIANEGGVEAKFIGRVSIRDDYSLIDLPDGMPAETFNHLKKVWVAQQQLKIREWDGTESPQSGGGGSGGAPRPRGNFRPSGGRPGGAKPPRKKRDA, encoded by the coding sequence ATGTCATCCCCCGATACAAATAACGCTCCGGCCCTGCCCGGTTTCAGCGCGCTTGCCCTCGACGCCAACGTCGTGCGCGCGCTGACCGAGGTCGGCTATGAGACCCCCTCCCCCATCCAGGCCGCCACCATCCCGGCGCTGCTCGAAGGCCGCGACGTGATCGGCCAGGCGCAGACCGGTACCGGCAAGACCGCGGCTTTCGCGCTGCCAGTCCTGTCGCGGATCGATCTGCGTGCCGGCAACAAGCCCCAGGCCCTGGTGCTCGCGCCCACGCGCGAACTCGCCATCCAGGTCGCGGAAGCGTTCCAGAAGTACGCCACCTACCTGCCCGGCTTCCAGGTGCTGCCGATCTACGGCGGGCAGAGCTACGGTCCGCAGTTGCAGGGCCTGAAGCGCGGTGCGCAGGTCATCGTCGGTACGCCCGGCCGTGTGATCGACCACCTCGACAAGGGCACGCTCGACCTGTCCGGGCTGCGCTTCATGGTGCTCGACGAGGCCGACGAAATGCTGCGCATGGGCTTCATCGACGACGTCGAGAAGCTGCTGCAGGCGACGCCGGAAGGCCGCCAGGTCGCGCTGTTCTCCGCAACCATGCCGGCACCGATCCGCCGCATCGCGCAGACCTACCTGAAAGACCCTGCCGAAGTCACGATCAAGAACAAGACCACCACGGCGGCGAACATCCGCCAGCGTTACTGGTGGGTCAGCGGCGTGCACAAGCTCGACGCCCTGACGCGCATCCTCGAAGCCGAGAGCTTCGACGCCATGATCGTCTTCGCGCGCACCAAGTCGGCCACCGAAGAACTCGCCAGCAAGCTGCAGGCGCGCGGTTTCGCGGCAGCTGCGATCAACGGCGACATCGCTCAGGCGCAGCGCGAGCGCGTCATCGACCAGTTGAAGACGGGCAAGCTCGACATCCTGATCGCCACGGACGTCGCCGCGCGCGGCCTCGACGTGGAACGCATCAGCCACGTGCTCAACTACGATATCCCGCACGACACCGAGTCGTACGTGCATCGCATCGGCCGCACCGGTCGCGCGGGCCGCAGTGGCGAGGCGATCCTCTTCGTCACGCCGCGCGAGCGCAACCTGCTACGTCAGATCGAGCGCGCCACGCGTCAGCCGATCGAGCAGATGCAGTTGCCCACGATCGAGGCGGTGAACGATACCCGCGTCAACAAGTTCAACGAGCGCATCACCGAAACGCTGGCGACGGGCGATCTCGGCCTGTTCCAGCAATTGGTGGAAAAGTACGAGCAGGAACACAACGTACCGGCGATCGAAATCGCCGCGGCACTCGCGCGCATCGCTCAGGGCGACCAGCCGCTGCTGCTGGAGCCGCCGGCCAAGCGCGAGTACACCGAGCGCCCGCCGCGCGAGTTCGACCGTGAACGCCCTCAGCGCGACTTCGATCGCGAGCGTCCGTCGCGCGACGGCGGCGACTTCAACGATCGCCGTCCCGTGCGCGAAGGCATGCGCCAGCCGCGTCCTCACGTCACCGAGGCCGGCAAGCGCACCTACCGCATCGAAGTCGGCCACGAGCACGGCGTGAAGCCGGGCAACATCGTGGGCGCGATCGCCAATGAAGGCGGCGTGGAAGCCAAGTTCATCGGCCGCGTCAGCATCCGTGACGACTATAGCCTGATCGACCTCCCCGACGGCATGCCCGCGGAGACCTTCAACCACCTGAAGAAGGTGTGGGTCGCCCAGCAGCAGTTGAAGATCCGCGAATGGGACGGCACCGAGTCGCCGCAGAGCGGTGGCGGTGGTAGCGGTGGCGCGCCGCGTCCGCGCGGCAACTTCCGCCCGTCGGGCGGACGTCCGGGCGGTGCCAAACCGCCTCGCAAGAAGCGCGACGCGTAA
- a CDS encoding IS110 family transposase, translated as MKPVRHFGIDIDKAALTVACHQVPGQTRRIGNDPPAIDAWLDELPPRSVLAVEASGACHQTLLQRAVAKGVAIYLLNPRDVRHYAESLRRRAKTDRVDAQVIARYLEREQDHLRRYTAPEEHAASLEWLLRRRALLVRQQGSLRLGFQDAPLPAIDALLAQYKAALAQIDRLIDEQVAADRARQQQRELLRTIPGVGALSSAALLSLFWRLPGIGAEALIAYIGLDPRPRESGSYRGTRKLSKRGEAEFRRLTYMAAATFARHTVGQALYARYRARGLSATAVFVILARKIIRLAHAILTKGQPFDPERFAAACAST; from the coding sequence ATGAAGCCAGTACGTCATTTCGGGATCGATATCGACAAGGCGGCTCTGACGGTGGCTTGCCACCAAGTGCCGGGTCAGACGCGGCGGATCGGCAACGACCCGCCGGCCATTGATGCGTGGCTGGATGAGTTGCCGCCGCGCAGCGTGCTGGCCGTGGAAGCCAGCGGCGCCTGCCATCAGACGTTGTTGCAGCGTGCGGTGGCCAAGGGGGTGGCCATTTACCTGCTCAATCCGCGGGACGTGCGCCATTACGCGGAGAGCCTGCGGCGACGGGCCAAGACCGATCGGGTCGACGCCCAAGTCATTGCCCGTTATCTGGAGCGCGAGCAGGACCATTTACGACGCTATACCGCGCCGGAAGAGCATGCGGCCAGCCTGGAATGGCTGCTGCGGCGACGGGCCTTGCTGGTGAGGCAGCAAGGCAGCCTGCGGTTAGGTTTCCAGGACGCGCCGCTGCCCGCTATCGATGCCTTGTTGGCGCAGTACAAAGCCGCCCTGGCCCAGATCGACCGACTCATCGATGAGCAGGTCGCCGCCGATCGGGCGCGCCAACAACAACGCGAACTGCTGCGCACCATTCCCGGCGTGGGGGCGCTTAGCAGTGCGGCCTTGCTGAGCCTTTTCTGGCGCCTGCCAGGCATTGGCGCCGAGGCGCTGATTGCCTATATCGGCTTGGACCCTCGGCCCCGGGAGTCCGGCAGCTACCGCGGCACGCGTAAGCTCTCCAAGCGGGGCGAGGCGGAATTTCGACGACTGACTTACATGGCGGCGGCCACCTTCGCTCGGCATACGGTCGGCCAAGCACTCTACGCGCGCTACCGCGCGCGCGGACTCAGTGCCACCGCCGTCTTCGTGATCCTGGCTCGGAAGATCATCCGACTCGCCCACGCCATCCTCACTAAAGGTCAGCCCTTCGACCCCGAACGCTTCGCTGCCGCTTGCGCCTCAACATAG
- a CDS encoding YkgJ family cysteine cluster protein — translation MLHPCLRCGACCATYRVAFHWLETDTAGGITPAALTEHLDPHRVAMHGTNAYEPRCKSLVGEVGVAAHCGVYAVRPSPCHELQPAWENGQPSPQCDKARIRHGMQPLTPADFL, via the coding sequence ATGCTCCATCCTTGCCTGCGCTGCGGCGCCTGCTGCGCGACGTATCGCGTGGCGTTCCATTGGTTGGAGACCGACACGGCCGGCGGCATCACGCCGGCCGCGCTCACCGAGCATCTCGATCCGCATCGTGTGGCGATGCATGGCACGAACGCGTACGAACCGCGCTGCAAGTCGCTGGTAGGTGAGGTTGGGGTCGCCGCGCATTGCGGCGTCTATGCAGTACGCCCGTCGCCCTGCCACGAGCTGCAGCCCGCGTGGGAAAACGGCCAGCCCAGCCCGCAATGCGACAAGGCGCGAATCAGGCACGGCATGCAGCCGCTGACGCCGGCGGATTTTTTGTAG
- the ypfJ gene encoding KPN_02809 family neutral zinc metallopeptidase encodes MLWQKGRRSDNVEDAGQGGGGGPSFGGRGLGIGGIIVLAILGLVFFKDPTALLGQGDPGAAAPPSTQQAPHQAAANDPQVDFVRAILGETEDTWSEIFAANGQQYEQPKLVLFRNGVRTACGSASSAVGPFYCPGDHRVYLDLGFFQEMQSRFHEAGDFARAYVIAHEVGHHVQNLVGVFDKVSDARQRGARLEGATGLSVRQELQADCFAGVWANHSQQRQHWLQPGDIESAINAATAIGDDALQEQSQGRVVPDSFTHGTSAQRVHWFRTGLDSGDVGKCNTFSGPI; translated from the coding sequence ATGCTCTGGCAAAAAGGGCGTAGAAGCGACAACGTGGAAGACGCCGGTCAAGGCGGTGGCGGAGGTCCGTCGTTCGGTGGCCGTGGGTTGGGCATCGGTGGCATCATCGTCCTCGCCATCCTCGGTCTGGTCTTCTTCAAGGATCCCACCGCATTGCTGGGCCAGGGCGACCCTGGCGCGGCGGCGCCGCCGTCGACGCAACAGGCCCCTCATCAGGCAGCGGCCAACGATCCGCAGGTGGACTTCGTCCGCGCGATCCTCGGCGAAACCGAGGACACCTGGAGCGAGATCTTTGCTGCGAATGGGCAGCAGTACGAACAACCGAAGCTGGTGCTGTTCCGCAACGGCGTCCGCACCGCATGCGGGTCGGCATCGTCCGCGGTCGGCCCGTTCTATTGTCCTGGCGACCACCGCGTCTATCTGGACCTCGGCTTCTTCCAGGAGATGCAGTCGCGTTTCCACGAGGCCGGCGACTTCGCCCGTGCTTACGTCATCGCCCACGAAGTGGGGCATCACGTGCAGAACCTGGTGGGCGTCTTCGACAAGGTGAGTGACGCTCGTCAGCGTGGCGCACGCCTCGAGGGCGCTACGGGTTTGTCCGTGCGACAGGAATTGCAGGCGGATTGCTTCGCAGGCGTGTGGGCCAATCATTCGCAGCAACGACAGCACTGGCTGCAGCCGGGTGACATCGAATCGGCAATCAACGCAGCCACGGCCATTGGCGACGATGCCTTGCAGGAGCAGTCACAGGGCAGGGTGGTGCCGGATTCCTTTACGCATGGCACATCAGCGCAGCGCGTGCATTGGTTCCGCACGGGGCTGGACAGCGGTGATGTCGGCAAGTGCAACACGTTCTCGGGACCGATCTGA
- a CDS encoding MAPEG family protein — protein MTSQLPAVVTLLTLLLMFATVWMVGRARERYGIKAPSISGDPAFERAWRVQMNTLENAVMFIPALWLAAQYVDPLWAGIAGLVWLAGRVWYAAAYLRDPARRGPGYIVSMIAWAALMLMAAGGMGMAIMENNATPVEEAAGT, from the coding sequence ATGACCAGCCAACTCCCCGCCGTCGTCACCCTTCTCACCCTGCTCCTCATGTTCGCTACGGTGTGGATGGTAGGCCGTGCCCGTGAACGTTATGGCATCAAGGCGCCTTCGATCTCCGGCGATCCGGCGTTCGAGCGCGCCTGGCGAGTACAGATGAACACGCTGGAAAACGCCGTAATGTTCATCCCGGCCCTATGGCTGGCCGCGCAGTACGTCGATCCCCTCTGGGCCGGCATCGCGGGTCTCGTGTGGCTGGCAGGCCGCGTCTGGTACGCCGCAGCCTACCTTCGCGACCCGGCGCGACGCGGCCCGGGTTACATCGTGTCGATGATCGCCTGGGCGGCACTGATGCTGATGGCCGCGGGCGGCATGGGCATGGCCATCATGGAAAACAACGCCACGCCCGTCGAGGAAGCGGCCGGAACCTGA
- a CDS encoding TerC family protein, with translation MFAFDWLADPSAWAGLLTLIVLEIVLGIDNLVFVAILADKLHARQRDHARLLGLGLALVMRLCLLAAMSWLVTLTRPLVEWNGFSLSWRDLILLIGGAFLLFKATLELHERLEASEHDDGKAGRRASFWLVVAQIVVLDAVFSLDSVITAVGMVDHLSIMMVGVVIAMALMITASKPLTAFVNARPTVVILCLSFLLMIGFSLIAEGFGFHIPKGYLYAAIGFSIMIEVFNQTMRRNRRRSLLVGGRAMRDRTAKAVLRLLGGTADDEAEGGKGEAAPEAAEAAVFGKDELEMVQGVLDLSQRPVRSIMTPRTEIVWVDPDEDLPILLTEARESSHHWMLVARGDLDALVGVVSSRDLLASLNDHGRLDDAVVRKPITVLESLSVLRLIDEFRRAPLQVALVVDEYGSILGLVTPADVLETIAGEFPDETREGDPSAVSEPDGAWLLDASLDVRRVEHLLGHRLPGAGEGNFATLAGFVLQQLGRLPSVGDRFETDGLAFEVTAMEGARIQRLRVLALERDEE, from the coding sequence ATGTTCGCATTCGACTGGCTAGCCGACCCTTCAGCCTGGGCGGGTCTTCTCACGTTGATCGTGCTGGAGATCGTGCTCGGTATCGACAACCTCGTCTTCGTCGCGATTCTCGCGGACAAGCTCCATGCCCGGCAGCGCGATCATGCGCGCCTCCTGGGCCTCGGCCTTGCGCTGGTCATGCGCCTGTGCCTGCTCGCCGCCATGTCCTGGCTGGTGACCCTGACTCGCCCCTTGGTCGAATGGAACGGCTTTAGCCTGTCCTGGCGTGACCTCATTCTGTTGATCGGCGGCGCGTTCCTTCTGTTCAAGGCCACGCTGGAACTTCACGAACGCCTCGAAGCCTCCGAGCACGACGACGGCAAGGCCGGGCGCCGGGCCAGTTTCTGGCTGGTGGTGGCGCAGATCGTGGTGCTCGACGCCGTGTTCTCGTTGGACTCGGTCATTACCGCCGTCGGCATGGTGGACCACCTCTCGATCATGATGGTCGGCGTGGTCATCGCCATGGCCTTGATGATCACCGCAAGCAAGCCGCTCACCGCCTTCGTCAATGCACGCCCGACGGTGGTCATCCTTTGCCTGTCCTTCCTGCTGATGATCGGCTTCAGCCTCATCGCAGAAGGTTTCGGGTTCCATATTCCCAAGGGGTATCTGTACGCCGCGATCGGCTTCTCGATCATGATCGAGGTGTTCAACCAGACCATGCGGCGCAATCGACGCCGTTCGCTGCTGGTCGGGGGCCGGGCCATGCGCGATCGCACGGCCAAGGCCGTGCTGCGTCTGCTCGGCGGTACCGCGGACGACGAGGCCGAGGGCGGCAAGGGCGAGGCTGCGCCGGAAGCGGCCGAGGCCGCCGTCTTCGGCAAGGACGAACTGGAAATGGTCCAGGGCGTGCTCGATCTCTCGCAGCGTCCCGTGCGTTCGATCATGACGCCGCGCACGGAGATCGTCTGGGTCGACCCCGACGAGGATCTGCCGATTCTGCTTACCGAGGCCCGCGAGTCCTCGCACCACTGGATGCTGGTGGCGCGCGGCGATCTCGACGCGCTGGTGGGTGTGGTTTCCTCGCGCGATCTGTTGGCGAGTCTCAACGATCACGGCCGGCTCGACGACGCCGTGGTGCGCAAGCCGATCACGGTGCTGGAATCCCTCAGCGTGTTGCGGTTGATCGACGAATTTCGCCGTGCGCCGTTACAGGTCGCACTGGTGGTGGACGAGTACGGCAGCATCCTCGGCCTCGTCACGCCGGCCGACGTGCTCGAAACCATTGCAGGCGAATTCCCCGACGAAACCCGCGAGGGCGATCCGTCTGCGGTGAGCGAGCCAGATGGTGCATGGCTGCTCGATGCCAGCCTCGACGTGCGGCGTGTGGAGCACCTGCTGGGTCATCGACTGCCGGGTGCCGGCGAAGGCAACTTCGCCACGCTCGCGGGCTTCGTGCTGCAGCAGCTGGGTCGTCTGCCGAGTGTCGGCGACCGCTTCGAAACCGATGGTCTCGCCTTCGAGGTCACGGCCATGGAAGGTGCCCGTATCCAACGCCTGCGCGTGCTGGCGCTGGAACGCGACGAGGAATAA
- a CDS encoding CPBP family intramembrane glutamic endopeptidase: MAYDDSFPPALPRPLRAPPGVIETVLCIAAYFVMQFAFGGLFGGISMLIARHYPEQVPAAPDRLILVVVVTLLCSASLTFALLLRRWGVGRATDAGAQGLGFTQPEGRYVAIGTALGIAAPVLGGLLTQLLAGDHEVTQAVSEIADNAHLAMRIALLPVVVLVGPAVEELLFRGALLSILRTRLGDNWAIVLSGVIFGTVHLPDLGWLWYAVPNLILVGLFCAWLRVRSGSLWPAFVAHAANNALATIAWFTATANP; this comes from the coding sequence ATGGCTTACGACGACTCCTTCCCTCCCGCCCTGCCCCGCCCGCTTCGCGCACCGCCCGGCGTCATCGAGACGGTGCTCTGCATCGCGGCGTATTTCGTGATGCAGTTCGCCTTCGGCGGCCTGTTCGGCGGGATCTCGATGCTGATCGCGCGGCACTATCCGGAGCAGGTGCCGGCTGCGCCCGATCGCCTGATCCTGGTGGTCGTGGTTACCCTGCTGTGCTCCGCGAGCCTGACCTTCGCCTTGCTGCTGCGGCGCTGGGGCGTTGGACGTGCCACGGACGCCGGTGCTCAGGGCCTCGGCTTCACGCAGCCCGAGGGCCGTTACGTGGCGATCGGCACCGCGCTGGGCATTGCCGCGCCCGTCCTCGGCGGCCTGCTCACCCAGCTACTGGCCGGCGACCACGAGGTCACCCAGGCGGTCAGCGAGATCGCGGACAACGCCCATCTCGCCATGCGCATCGCCCTCTTGCCCGTGGTCGTTCTGGTGGGGCCCGCGGTCGAGGAACTGCTTTTCCGCGGGGCGCTGCTGTCCATCCTGCGCACACGCCTCGGCGACAACTGGGCCATCGTGCTCTCCGGGGTCATCTTTGGCACGGTCCACCTGCCCGACCTGGGCTGGCTCTGGTACGCCGTGCCCAATCTCATCCTGGTGGGCCTGTTCTGCGCCTGGCTGCGCGTGCGCAGCGGCTCGCTCTGGCCGGCGTTCGTGGCCCACGCAGCGAACAATGCGCTGGCGACCATCGCCTGGTTCACCGCTACCGCAAACCCCTAA